Within candidate division WOR-3 bacterium, the genomic segment GCTTGCATTTGAACCTCCTTAAACAAAAAACTTTAGCCCTGCTAACCGAGTTGCCCTGCTATGCGCTGGTTAGCACAAAAAAGATAACCTGTATAGAATTTTCTGTCAAGAACGATGTGAAGCAAATCCTATCTACATGAGATTAACCGCACCTCTTTTCACTCGCTATGACAATTTGCCTTTACCGCTGAAGGAGCAGTTTGGTGCGGTGCTGGTAATCACCCGCAGTGAACTGACAGATGTAAATACCGCTGGCAACCTGCCTACCTGAGTTGTCCTTTCCGTCCCAGACCATACTGTATCTGCCCGGGTTCTGATTTGAGTTGACAAGTGTCCGGACTATTCTGCCGGTGATGTCACAGATCTGGACGGTGGTATGCTGTTCACTGCTGAGCGTGTAGCGAATCCGGGTTGTCCGATAGAACGGGTTGGGTGCGGGCGGATAGAGTCTGGTCTCCCTGATATTGGCAGTTTCCCAGCGGAACTGTCCTTTCTCATCTATGCCGGTGATGATGTCCGTCTGCCAGAACCCAATCAGCGCAAGCAAGTTGGTGCCGGTAAGTCTGCCAATCGCAGTTTGGCCAGCGGTTGAGCCAAGCCGGTATGAACCTGCCATCTCATTGCCACCAATTGCCACCACCTGCCATTCACACCGATAGGGCTGGGCAATAGCAACAGAACATAAGGTAATAAACAGGAAGCAAACAGCAAAGGTATTTTTGTGAACCATCGCTTACCTCCCCTGATTAAGTCGTGCCTCTAAAACCTCAATCCGGTGAAGAAGTTGCTG encodes:
- a CDS encoding T9SS type A sorting domain-containing protein translates to MVHKNTFAVCFLFITLCSVAIAQPYRCEWQVVAIGGNEMAGSYRLGSTAGQTAIGRLTGTNLLALIGFWQTDIITGIDEKGQFRWETANIRETRLYPPAPNPFYRTTRIRYTLSSEQHTTVQICDITGRIVRTLVNSNQNPGRYSMVWDGKDNSGRQVASGIYICQFTAGDYQHRTKLLLQR